The Aureimonas mangrovi genome contains the following window.
AGACCGTTACCTACATCCAACCGGTCGGGGTGCCGCGCTGAATGAGAGAGACGCCATGATGCGACATATTCTTCTGGCCACGGACCTGACCGCTCGGAGTGACCGGGCGGTCGACCGTGCCGTCCGGCTGGCGCATTCGACCGGCGCGCAACTGACCGTGGTCCACGCCGTAGAAGACCAGAAGGGCATCCGCGAGGAGGTCAACATCCCCTCCTGGCGCAGCCAGAAGCCCGGATGGCAACGCCTCGATCGCCTCATCGAGGCGGCCGGGTCTGAAATCCGGGCGCAGATCGGAGCGCTCGATCACGCAGCGGAGGTCATCGTACGCGAGGGCTCCGCTCCCGATCTCGTCACGCGCCAGATGCAGGAGCGTCGGTTCGATCTTCTGGTCACCGGTGTCGCACGCGACACGGGGCAAGGCCGCGTCGTGCTCGGCTCCACCGTGGAGCGTTCGATCAAGAGCGGGCTCGCGCCGGTTCTCGTGGTGAAGCGCCGTCCGCTCGCTCCTTACGAGCGCGTCGTTGTCGCGACCGATTTCTCGCAGGCCTCGTCACGGGCGCTCGATGTCACGCTCGATCTGTGCCCCGGCGTCACGATCGACCTACTCCATGCCTATGAGACCGAAGAAGAGGGTATGTCCGCCCATCTGCTCGGCGAGGACGATCCGGCCTATCGCCACGTTCGCGCCGAGGCGAACGCCTTCCTCAACCGGCAGCGAGACGGCGAGCGCTTGCGCACGATCCTCGAGCCCGGCCAGCCGCTCTCGCTTCTGAACTCCTACGCGGCGGATCACGGTGTGGATCTCGTGGCGATCGGCACCCACGGACGCACCGGCTTCCTTGCGCGACTTTTCGGGTCAGTCGCCGAGCGCGTGCTTCTTTCGGCCCCATGCGACGTCCTTGTCGCGGGTGAATTGGGAACTCGGCGGCCGATCTAGGCACGACGCCGACTGGTTCCGGAGTGCTGTGCAGGCGAGTCTCAAAACGCACCGTTGCGCCATGACAAGCGCCGCTACAGCCAGCGCAACCGCATCGAGATCATGTTCGGACGTTTGAAGGACTGGCACAGCGCCGCAACCCGCTATGACCAATGCCCAACCGTCTTCTTCTCCGCCATCGCTTTCGCAGCCAACATCCTGTTCTCGCTGCGATCTGTGAGGCGTAAGCTTATGTCGATCCCCATGCCGGTTCTGTAGACCGAGGCTTCAGACCGCAACGCGAATGAGGCTCTTCATGGCCGGACCGCCGGCGTCGATCGCGGCGAAGGCGTCCGCCACCGCGTCGAGGTCGCGCACGTCGGTGATCATGCGCTCGCAGTCGATCGCGCCCGACGCGATCAGCGCGATCGCGTGATCGAAATCTTCCTTCTCGTAGACACGCACCCCGATCAGTTCGAGCTCGCGCCAGAAGAAGCGGAATAGATCGACTTCGGGTTTCCTGGTGTGGATCGCGACCATCACGATGCGCCCGCGCGTCGCCGCGGCATCGGTCATGAGGTTCGTGCCGGCCTGGGTGCCGGAGACCTCGAACACGACGTCCGCGCCCTTGCCGCCGGTGCGTTCCATGATCGCAGCCGCGACGTCGGTCTTCGATGGGTCGAGCGCGTCGAAGTCGAGTTCGGCGACGGTCTTCAGCCGGTGCGGGTTGATCTCGCTGATCGCGACGTTGGCGCCTTGGGCGCGCGCCACCATGGCGATGAGGACGCCGATCGGCCCCGCGCCGATGACGAGAACGTCCTCTCCTGGGGATACGCGGCCCATGCGCACGTCGTGGCAGGCGACCGCCACCGGCTCGCAGAGCGCCGCGTGGTGGAGCGGCAGGTCGGTGGGCAGCGCGTGGACGGCGAAGGACGGCACGCACCACTCCTCCTGCAGGGCGCCGTCCGTGTCGAGGCCGAGGAATTTCAGGTTGTGGCAGATGTGGCTGTGGCCGGCCGCGCAGGCCGGGCAGGCGCCGCAGGGTTCCAGCGGCCGCACCACGACGGGATCGCCGATCGTGCGTCCCTCGACGCCCGAGCCAATCGCGCTGATGCGTCCCGACATCTCGTGGCCGATGATGCGGTTGTGGCCGATGCGCTTGTCCATAGCCCCGTGATAGGCATGCATGTCGGTGCCGCAGATGCCGTTGAAGGCGACGCGCACGCGCACCTCGCCCGGACCCGGCTCGTTCGGCGCCACGTCGCGGATCTCGAAGGTCCGGTTGCCGGTGTAGAAGGCCGCTTTCATCGCGTCTCGTCCGTCCTGGATAAGGGAATGGAAGGCAGGCGATCACCCGCCTTCCGGAGGCGTTTTCTCAG
Protein-coding sequences here:
- a CDS encoding zinc-dependent alcohol dehydrogenase → MKAAFYTGNRTFEIRDVAPNEPGPGEVRVRVAFNGICGTDMHAYHGAMDKRIGHNRIIGHEMSGRISAIGSGVEGRTIGDPVVVRPLEPCGACPACAAGHSHICHNLKFLGLDTDGALQEEWCVPSFAVHALPTDLPLHHAALCEPVAVACHDVRMGRVSPGEDVLVIGAGPIGVLIAMVARAQGANVAISEINPHRLKTVAELDFDALDPSKTDVAAAIMERTGGKGADVVFEVSGTQAGTNLMTDAAATRGRIVMVAIHTRKPEVDLFRFFWRELELIGVRVYEKEDFDHAIALIASGAIDCERMITDVRDLDAVADAFAAIDAGGPAMKSLIRVAV
- a CDS encoding universal stress protein, with the translated sequence MMRHILLATDLTARSDRAVDRAVRLAHSTGAQLTVVHAVEDQKGIREEVNIPSWRSQKPGWQRLDRLIEAAGSEIRAQIGALDHAAEVIVREGSAPDLVTRQMQERRFDLLVTGVARDTGQGRVVLGSTVERSIKSGLAPVLVVKRRPLAPYERVVVATDFSQASSRALDVTLDLCPGVTIDLLHAYETEEEGMSAHLLGEDDPAYRHVRAEANAFLNRQRDGERLRTILEPGQPLSLLNSYAADHGVDLVAIGTHGRTGFLARLFGSVAERVLLSAPCDVLVAGELGTRRPI